A segment of the Synechococcus sp. CBW1002 genome:
CGCCTCCAGCACTGCCGGCACCACGCCGGAAACACCGGTGCTGACCACTCCTGTGCCGGCTGACCAGACAAAGGCAGGCCAGGGCAAAACGGCACCACCGACCCCAGGCCCAGCCAGGACTGACCCGTCCAAGACGACCTCTGCCCCAGCCGATCCATCGGCTGGAACCGCCGCTGCCGGCGGAGCCGGCAGCAAGCCAGCCGGCAAGGGACCCAGTGAAGTGCGACCTTCCACCCCAGCTCCCTACCGGGTCACGATCCAGCTGCCCCAGGCCGATCCCGCCGCGCCGGCCGAGGCCCTGACGCAGGCCCTGCGCGCCGCCGGTCTCTCGTTTGAGGTGGAGAGCATCGAGCGGGTGCCGGCAGCCGCCCCAGCCAGTGCCCCCGCCGCTCCGATCAGCACCCCGGCGCCCGCCCCCCGATGAGCCCCTCGTCCGCAGCAGCCCGTTGAGCCGTCTCCCCGTGCGCAGCAACCCGCCCCTCAGCCAGCGCCAGGCCCGCCAGCTGATGGAGACCGCCTACCTGGCCGCCGCCACGGCGCTGCTGTGGATGGCGCTGTATTACCTGCCGGTAGGCAGTCCCCTCTTCCGCCTCGCCCTGCCCCTGCCGCTGGCCCTGCTGCAGCTTCGCCATGGTTGGCGTTGCGCCAGCGAGGGCGTGGTGGTCACGGCGTTGCTGCTGGTGGCCCTGATGGGCCCGATCCGGGGCCCCCTGGTGCTGTTTCCCTATGGCCTGCTGGCCCTCTGGCTGGGCTGGGGCTGGCGGCGCCAGGCCAGCTGGTGGCTCACCTGGTCGGTGGGTGCGTTGATCGGCGCGGCCGGCTTCCTGGTGCGCGTGGTGGTGCTCTCGGTGCTGGTGGGGGAAAACCTCTGGGTCGTGATCACCACCGCCGCCGCCGGCCTGTTGGAGCGAATCGGCGGCCTCCTGGGCATGGGGGCGGGCTTCGAGCTGCTGCAGGTCCAGCTGGCCGCCCTCCTGCTGGTGCTGATCCAGAACGTGATCGTGGTTCTGGCCCTGCATGCGGTGGCCTACTGGATCTTTCCACGGCTGCAGTCGCCGATCGGCGA
Coding sequences within it:
- a CDS encoding DUF2232 domain-containing protein, which gives rise to METAYLAAATALLWMALYYLPVGSPLFRLALPLPLALLQLRHGWRCASEGVVVTALLLVALMGPIRGPLVLFPYGLLALWLGWGWRRQASWWLTWSVGALIGAAGFLVRVVVLSVLVGENLWVVITTAAAGLLERIGGLLGMGAGFELLQVQLAALLLVLIQNVIVVLALHAVAYWIFPRLQSPIGEPPEALRALVALDPL